GTGCAGCTCCTCGACCCCGGGCAGCTGCGCGGGCCCGACCAACAGCCGCCACGACTCCGGGTGGGCGATGAGGTGGTCGCCGAGCGCCAGGGAGGAGCCCAGCACCCCGAACAGCCGGCCGCGCAATGCCTTGTCGGTGAGCAGCCGGCGGTGGAGTTCGTCGGCACCGGCTTCGAGGGCATCGGTGAGGCGCACCATGGCCAGCAGTGCGACGTCGGCGTCAGGTGCGCGCGACAGCGACCACAGCAGCTCGACGTGGGCCTCGGTGTTCCAGCCGAGCTGCTCCAGGTGGGCCGCTGCCTGCGGATGCACCAGGCCGAGCCGACCGACGCTGGGCAGTTTCGGGCGATCGGTTGCAGGCTTTGGCACGTTCACGACGGTAGCGCACGAACCTTCGACGATGTCCCCGGCTTACAGCGACAGGTAGGTCTTCAGCTCGTACGGCGTGACGTGGCTGCGGTAGTTCTCCCACTCTGCGCGCTTGTTGCGCAGGAAGTAGTCGAATACGTGCTCCCCCAACGCTTCCGCGACGAGCTCGGAGTTCTCCATCGACTCCAGGGCGTTGCCCAGGCTGGTCGGCAGCTCCCGGTAGCCCATGGCGCGCCGCTCCTCGGCGGTCAGGCTCCAGACGTTGTCCTCTGCCTGCGGGCCCAGCACGTAGCCCTTCTCGACGCCGCGCAGACCGGCCGCCAGCAGCACTGCGAACGTCAGGTACGGGTTGCATGCCGAGTCGGGGCTGCGCACCTCGACGCGCCGTGACGAGGCCTTGCGCGGGGTGTACATCGGAACCCGCACCAGGGCGGAGCGGTTGGCGGCACCCCACGACGCCGCGGTGGGCGCCTCGCCGCCGTGCACCAGCCGCTTGTAGGAGTTCACCCACTGGTTGGTGACGGCGCTGATCTCGCTGGCGTGTTCGAGGATGCCTGCGATGAACGACTTGGCCACGTCGGACAACTGCAGCGGATCGTCCGGGCTGTGGAAGGCGTTGGTATCACCCTCGAACAGGCTCATGTGGGTGTGCATGGCCGAACCGGGATGCTCGGCGAACGGCTTGGGCATGAACGACGCCCGCACCCCGTCGGCCAGCGCCACTTCCTTGACCAGGTAACGGAAGGTCATCACGTTGTCGGCCATCGACAGCGCGTCGGCGTAGCGCAGGTCGATCTCCTGCTGGCCCGGCGCGCCTTCGTGATGGCTGAACTCGACCGAGATCCCCATCTGCTCGAGCGCCTCGATGGCGTGCCGGCGGAAGTTGGGGGCCGAATCGTGCACGGCCTGGTCGAAGTAGCCGCTGTTGTCCGCAGGCACCGGCACAGACCCGTCGTCCGGGCCGGGCTGTAGCAGGAAGAATTCGATCTCCGGGTGCACGTAGCAGGTGAAGCCCAGATCGCTGGCCTTGGCCAGCTGGCGGCGCAGCACGTGCCGGGAGTCCGCCCACGAGGGTGAGCCGTCGGGCATGGTGATGTCGCAGAACATGCGCGCCGAGTAGTGCTTGCCCGCGCTGGTGGTCCAGGGCAGCACCTGGAAGGTGGACGGATCGGGCCGTGCGACGGTGTCTGATTCGGAGACACGGGCGAAGCCCTCGATCGAAGAGCCGTCGAATCCGATGCCCTCCTCGAAGGCGCCTTCGAGTTCAGCGGGCGCGATCGCTACCGATTTGAGGTAGCCGAGGACGTCGGTGAACCACAACCGAACGAACCGGATATCGCGTTCCTCCAGGGTGCGCAGCACGAATTCCTTCTGGCGGTCCATGAGCGCAGCGTAGGCATCGGCTGTTAATTCTGTGTTACGGCCCTGCAAGGAGTTAGCAGGAGAGGTCACCCGGTGAGGCTTGGTTGACGAAGAAACCCAGCACCGCGGTGTCGACGCAGGCATCCCCGTTAAAGACCACGGTGTGTTGGGTGCCGTTGAACGAGATGAGTGAGGCGCCCATTTGCCGGGCCAGATCCACACCGGCTTGATACGGCGTGGCCGGGTCGCCGGTGGTCGACACCACCACGACCTTGCCCGGGCCGGGTCCCGTCACCGGGTGCGGCACTGACGTCGCCGGCACCGGCCACAGTGCGCAGATGTCGCGGGGTGCGTAACCCGTGAACTCGCCGTAGGACATGAACGGGGCCGCGGCACGCAGACGCCGATCGGCGTCGGCCCACACCGCCGGATCGGTGGGGAACGGTGTGTCGACACACCGGATCGCGGTGAACGCATCCTGCATGTTCTTGTAATGCCCGGCGTCGTTGCGACGCCAGTAGTCGTCGGCGAGCAGCAGCAGGTCGCCGGCGTCGGCGCCGCGGGCCAGCCCGAGCAGTCCGCTGGTCAGGTACGGCCAGTACCGCGCCGAATAGAGGGCGTTGCCGGTGCCGGTGATGGCGTCGGCGTAGCCGAGTCCGCGCGGGTCCGACGTGGAGGCCGGCGCGGTCACCAGCGGATCGATCAGCCGGTGGTACCTGGCGACGAACTGGGCCGGGTCGGTGCCCAGTGGACAGTCGGCCGATTTCGCGCAGTCCGCGGCGTAGGTGTCGAAGGCCTTCTGGAAGCCGGTGAGTTGGCGGATGTTCTTGGTGATCGGGTCCAGGCTCGGGTCGATCGCCCCGTCGAGCACCATGGTGCGCACCCGGTCGCCGAACTGTTCGGCGTACGCGCCGCCCAATTCGGTGCCGTAGGAGAAGCCCAGATAGTTGATCTGCTCCTCCCCCAGCGCGGCCCGCACCGCGTCCATGTCGCGCACCGCCGACGCGGTACCGACGTTGGCCAGGAACGGCGCGCCCATGCGATCCAGGCACTGTTGGGCGAATTGCCGGTAGACGCCTTCGATATGAGCGACGCCCGCCGGGCTGTAGTCGGCCATGGGCTCCCGCCGGTAGGCGTCGATCTCGGCGTCGGTGCGGCACCGCAACTCCGGGGTGGAGTGGCCGACGCCGCGCGGATCGAACCCGACCAGGTCGAAATGGTCGGTGAGTGGTGAGCCGGCCAGTGCCGCACCCATGCCGGCAACGGTGTCCACTGCCGAGGCGCCGGGGCCGCCGGGGTTGATGAACAGGGCGCCGATCCGCGCACCGGTGGCCGGGATGCGGATGACGGCCAGTTGTGCTAGTGCGCCTTGCGGATCCGCAGAGTTCCAGTCGATCGGAACCGCGACCGTGCCGCACTGCGCCGTCGGGATCCGTGCCGGGTCTTGCACCCATTGGGCGCAACTTCCCCACCCCGGCCCGGATTCCGGCGCCGCGGCCGCGACCGGTACGACGACCGGGCACACCACTGCGGCTGCGGTGAGCAGAGCTACCGCCAGGGCTCTCGCCGCCCGCCTGCCCGCCCACCACACGGCAGTCATGGTCGCACGGCGGCCACCGCCGGGTCTGCGCCTGAGGCCGAGCGGAGATCGGCCGGAGACCATCCGGTGACCTTGCCGCTCTGATCGGTCAGCAGCGGGTCCCGGCCGGGGGCACCGTCACGTCGACGAGGTAGGTCGCGGCGATGTCGTCGATGCACTTGTTGCCCTGGAACACCACGGTGTGCTGGGTGCCCTCGAAGGTCACCAGCGTGCCGCCGAGCTGGCGGGCAAGATCGACGCCTGCCTGGTAGGGCGTCGCCGGGTCGTTGGTGGTCGAGACGATCAGCGTCGGGGGCAGCCCCTTTACCGAGATCTCGTGCGGCTTGCTGGTGGGCGGCACCGGCCAGAACGCGCAGGTGCCCATCGGGGCATGGCCGGTGAACTCGCCGTAGCTCATGAACGGCGCGACCTCGCGGGCCCGCCGGTCCTCTTCGACGACAGTGGCCCGGTCGGTGATGGCGGGCTTGTCGACGCAGTTGACGGCGACGCGCACGTCGGTCGAATTGTTGTAGTGGCCCTTGGCATCTCGGCCCATGTAGAGGTCGGCCAAAGCCAGCATCACGTCACCGTTGCCGTTCTTCAGCCCGGTCAGGCCCTCGGTCAGGTGCCGCCACAGGTTCGGCGAGTACAGCGGCAGGATGGTGCCTACGGTGGCGTCGCTGTAGCCCAGACCACGCGGGTCGCGGGTCTTGGCCGGGTGCTCCACCAGCGGGTCGACCAGGCTCTTGTAGACCTCGACGGCCTTGGCCGGGTCGTTGCCCAGCGGGCAGTCAGGGTTCTTGGTCGTGCAGTCGGTGGCGTAGTCGTCGAAGGCCTTCTGGAATGCCGCGGCCTGGCGGATGTCCTCTTCCACCGGATCGGCGTTGGGATCGACCGCCCCGTCGAGGATCATCGCGCGCACCTTATCCGGGAACTGCTCGGCGTAGGTCGCGCCGATACGCGTGCCGTAGGAGTAGCCCAGGTAGGTCAGCTT
The window above is part of the Mycolicibacterium fortuitum subsp. fortuitum genome. Proteins encoded here:
- a CDS encoding alpha/beta hydrolase; the encoded protein is MKLRMRFGALLAVTAVAAAGCTQVVEGQARIAVPRPGTPVQWLPCNAGSGDHVQIPDNAECGMLSVPVDYSKPDGEVARLAMIRFPAAGRKIGSLVINPGGPGESGVESAVSLLSGLPQSVKDRFDIVGFDPRGVGSSTPAVWCNSDEDNDRLRADPTVEYTPEGVEHLENETKKFVQRCVDKMGKEFLENVGTENVAKDLDAIRTALGDDKLTYLGYSYGTRIGATYAEQFPDKVRAMILDGAVDPNADPVEEDIRQAAAFQKAFDDYATDCTTKNPDCPLGNDPAKAVEVYKSLVDPLVEHPAKTRDPRGLGYSDATVGTILPLYSPNLWRHLTEGLTGLKNGNGDVMLALADLYMGRDAKGHYNNSTDVRVAVNCVDKPAITDRATVVEEDRRAREVAPFMSYGEFTGHAPMGTCAFWPVPPTSKPHEISVKGLPPTLIVSTTNDPATPYQAGVDLARQLGGTLVTFEGTQHTVVFQGNKCIDDIAATYLVDVTVPPAGTRC
- a CDS encoding alpha/beta hydrolase produces the protein MTAVWWAGRRAARALAVALLTAAAVVCPVVVPVAAAAPESGPGWGSCAQWVQDPARIPTAQCGTVAVPIDWNSADPQGALAQLAVIRIPATGARIGALFINPGGPGASAVDTVAGMGAALAGSPLTDHFDLVGFDPRGVGHSTPELRCRTDAEIDAYRREPMADYSPAGVAHIEGVYRQFAQQCLDRMGAPFLANVGTASAVRDMDAVRAALGEEQINYLGFSYGTELGGAYAEQFGDRVRTMVLDGAIDPSLDPITKNIRQLTGFQKAFDTYAADCAKSADCPLGTDPAQFVARYHRLIDPLVTAPASTSDPRGLGYADAITGTGNALYSARYWPYLTSGLLGLARGADAGDLLLLADDYWRRNDAGHYKNMQDAFTAIRCVDTPFPTDPAVWADADRRLRAAAPFMSYGEFTGYAPRDICALWPVPATSVPHPVTGPGPGKVVVVSTTGDPATPYQAGVDLARQMGASLISFNGTQHTVVFNGDACVDTAVLGFFVNQASPGDLSC
- the glnA gene encoding type I glutamate--ammonia ligase yields the protein MDRQKEFVLRTLEERDIRFVRLWFTDVLGYLKSVAIAPAELEGAFEEGIGFDGSSIEGFARVSESDTVARPDPSTFQVLPWTTSAGKHYSARMFCDITMPDGSPSWADSRHVLRRQLAKASDLGFTCYVHPEIEFFLLQPGPDDGSVPVPADNSGYFDQAVHDSAPNFRRHAIEALEQMGISVEFSHHEGAPGQQEIDLRYADALSMADNVMTFRYLVKEVALADGVRASFMPKPFAEHPGSAMHTHMSLFEGDTNAFHSPDDPLQLSDVAKSFIAGILEHASEISAVTNQWVNSYKRLVHGGEAPTAASWGAANRSALVRVPMYTPRKASSRRVEVRSPDSACNPYLTFAVLLAAGLRGVEKGYVLGPQAEDNVWSLTAEERRAMGYRELPTSLGNALESMENSELVAEALGEHVFDYFLRNKRAEWENYRSHVTPYELKTYLSL